In Vibrio sp. JC009, a single window of DNA contains:
- a CDS encoding nuclear transport factor 2 family protein: MKGFDEKWKDFPDYILGITKEIWEDRQLHTLHRYYADDVIVRTPLTFATGNKGVINSTMEVLAEFPDRTLFGEDVIWSGDDETGLYSSHRIISTATHRETKKKVFFRIIADCHALNNQIDDEWLIRDHGAIAKHLGMTPKEQAIKVIDESGGPANCPFPFTPEKDVQGPYSGVGNDNEWGMKYQSILERIMQAEFSVIPQEYDRACIAEYPSGAQACSHAEIDDFWMRLRSAFPNAEFKIHHRIGRDDDMMSPRAAIRWSLEGKHEGYGHFGAPTGAKVYIMGASHAEFGPWGLRREYVLFDEVAVWKQILLGS, translated from the coding sequence ATGAAAGGATTCGATGAAAAGTGGAAAGATTTCCCCGATTATATTCTGGGGATCACGAAAGAGATCTGGGAAGACCGCCAGTTGCATACTCTTCACCGTTACTACGCTGATGATGTTATTGTCCGCACTCCGCTGACCTTTGCCACAGGTAATAAAGGAGTGATAAACAGTACCATGGAGGTGCTGGCAGAGTTCCCTGACCGTACTCTGTTTGGCGAGGATGTGATCTGGTCTGGCGATGATGAAACCGGCCTGTACTCTTCGCACCGTATTATTTCTACGGCGACTCACAGAGAGACCAAAAAGAAGGTCTTTTTCCGCATTATAGCGGACTGTCATGCACTGAATAATCAGATTGATGATGAGTGGCTGATTCGTGACCACGGTGCTATTGCCAAACATTTGGGGATGACGCCCAAAGAGCAGGCGATCAAGGTTATCGATGAGTCCGGTGGACCGGCAAACTGCCCGTTCCCTTTTACGCCTGAAAAAGATGTTCAGGGGCCCTATTCGGGGGTCGGCAACGATAATGAGTGGGGTATGAAGTATCAGTCCATTCTTGAGCGGATAATGCAGGCTGAATTCTCAGTTATTCCACAAGAGTATGACCGTGCTTGTATTGCCGAGTATCCGAGTGGCGCTCAGGCTTGCTCACATGCAGAGATAGATGATTTCTGGATGCGGCTAAGATCGGCTTTTCCTAATGCTGAATTTAAGATTCACCACCGGATTGGCAGGGATGATGACATGATGTCACCGCGCGCTGCAATCCGCTGGTCTTTGGAAGGAAAGCATGAAGGCTACGGGCATTTTGGTGCACCGACCGGTGCCAAGGTCTACATTATGGGCGCATCTCACGCCGAGTTCGGGCCGTGGGGGCTTCGCCGCGAGTATGTTCTTTTTGATGAAGTTGCAGTCTGGAAGCAGATCCTGCTGGGTTCCTAG